In the genome of Fusarium poae strain DAOMC 252244 chromosome 1, whole genome shotgun sequence, the window GATCTGCCTATTGAACAAGGCACCTTATAACAACCCGTCTTCTCATTTTCCCCAGCTTTGTTCATCTGTTTGCAACTTACCTACCCAAGTCATTCGTTTGCTTATTTCTATCGCAGCTCAGAATGCGCTCTTTTGCGTTCCTGTTGGCCATTGGCCTGTTTGGTGTTGATTCTGCGCTTGCTGGTCCCTGCAAGCCTCGTGCTTCCAGTAAGTTGTGACGGGGGTTCCAGGGGCAATAGTTTCGGAAATGGCTAACAATAGTTTCTCTTCAGCTATGGATGCAGCGACCTCTACTTCGATTGATTCGACGATGCAATCTATCACAACCACTGCAGGAGAGACCACTACCGTGGCATCGTCCGAAACACTGACCGAGACTGTCGCAACCACAGTCGCTTTGGATACCACCACCGCAATCACCATAACAGCATCTGAGACCGAAACAACCACCACCGCATCCGAGGCTGTAACAACAACCGCAGAAGTGACCACTACTGCTCCCTTAGCAACCCCTACCTTTACCATAGTTGGTGGCGGCGGCTCAGTGAGCGGCTCTCCCATCAAAGGCACTGGCCAAGATGGGAGTGTCATGTTATTCAACCCTGAAGGAGGGAACGCCCGTACCCGAACGTTCACTCTTGACCCTAAAACTGGCCGATTGCGAGACAAGGATACTGGGATTTCCATTTGCGCTTACTATGGCCTTGCCAACTCACCCTCAGACCCAGCTTACTTTTCATTTtgccaaaatggcaacaTTGGCCCTAACTTGGCCTACGAATATCTCACCTGCGACATAGTCGACGGCAAGCTTGCTTGTACATCCCCACGGGGTTCTTGCCCAATGGATGACGATGGGAACTTTTTAGGTTGTTTCACTGATCCCGCCGGTGGTATGAACAATCAATTTTACTACCAGTATAAGGCTGGAGCTGGGTACTATCTGTTTATTTCCAGTGGTAATCCAAGCGGCTATACGCCTGTCGATATCATTGCCCAGAATGCCTGAGTCAACCCATAAAGGAAGATATTGAATGCTATATCAATACGTGTGCAAGATCAGATTAGCTTCTATTGTACATCTTGTCTATGTAATATACTTCATCTGATAGATAAGTTTAACTTGGCATATACCTACCCAATGCTTTTATTACTACAcattttatatgtatacctcgggacttacgcctcgaaaccTTCAAACAATTATTACTACACTCCCGCAACATGTTTATAGAACTATCAAAGAAATGATTCCTTGTCTCAAAATTAGATCTCTCTAACCCGCGGTACTTTACTACCACCCCACTGATCATAATCCTCCACCCTAAACTCAAATATACCACTACCAGGACGCTCCTCGACCGCCCGGATTGTGCTCTTCCTATTCTCATTTTGGTCCAGATCCATCTTCTGCGTTGTCTTGGCAATTGACGAGAACGTCATCTGACGAAGCTCTTTCACCCCGTCCTGCGACATGACTACCAGGCCATATGTCACACCCATAACCCCAACAAGAAACGACGCTGCGTATACCAGTACCAAAACACCCCAGTTGTAGTAAAAGTAACTACCTGTACGCATACGAACACATGGGTACTCTGTGTCAGGCCCACCTGGTCCCCGACCCGAGAGCTCATTCGGATGCGAAGCCCATGCAACGGCAAGAAGCAACGGGTCTGAGAGAAGAGATATGAGCATGTCCTCGTAAAGTTTTTGCAAGGCGTCCTCAAAATTAGGAACAGGCAAAGACTCGGGACGGGCGACCAGCTTCGAAGTTGTGATGGATGAGTGTGCAATTGGACCTGGTAGCTGGATCGATCCTTGAAGAAGATCGCGAATCTTCTTTCCCAGAGAGTGGTACGCTGCTATTTTTCGATAGTATCTCCAGTCCTTTGGGAAGACATAATTCTCCACGGGCTCGGCAAATATCGGGTCGAGTGTTCCATCATCGACAGACGACTCGTCGATGTATGTTGTGTTGATAACCTTTTGTTTGTAATCTCGATTGGTGACTTTGTATGATTGGCGACCACCTGTATAATTGAGGTTGACGGTATAGTTGGTTTCCCAATGCTCACAAGCCGTGATGATTGGCGTGTAGTCTGTGTTCCAGCCCTTCATGCTTCGATTCTTTGCATGCGCTTCGTCTATCTTATCCACCTCGACGTAGCCCACCCAGAGTACTGGTTCTGTCCTCAAAGCACCCAAGTTTTTAGGAAATGGAGGCTTCACCACTGGTTTATTGTTCTCGTCCACTTCGATCTGATTCACTTTGTATTCTCCCAAATCCGCAACGCTGTAAAAGCTAGCATTTCCGACGGGCACCATCTCGGTAAGGTTAAAAGGTGTATTGTAGTCTTTAAAGCTTTTCATTGTTGAATTCGTGCCTTTGGCGAGTGGTTCGCACTTGTATCCGGGCCCAAGAAAATGAATAGTGGTAGAGCAGTCCCAGTCTTCTCCACAGATCTCATCAGCCACTTCGTCTCTCTGGATCGGTTGTCCTCCGGATAAAACCCTCGACGCGATGGAATCAAGTGGTGGCGCGGCCTTGAGCCAGTAATCGAAGTGATATGGGGAGTCCCTGTCTGCTATGACCTGATTGAACATTGACAGGGAGATTCCACGCATGGTCTCATTCGCAGCTCTTTTATCGTCATCCCAGCTTTTCTTAGCGTCATTACTGAAGTTGAGGGTTCGGACAGAGGCGCAATTTCCATGTTCGGCTCTCGTATCAGTGACTACGCTGAGTGTTGCCGATGTAAAGATGACTACAGCAGGGGACATCCAGATATATATGGCAAGAACCATAGCGAAAGCCGACTTCTTCCAAGCCTCTCTATTAAAGAGCTCGAAAGCGTTGTGGGCTGCGCCAAAAAGAGAGTCGATAGCATGGACGGTATAGCTATTCTGGCTCACAGCACTCCAGGCAACTTGCTGATGAGCTGTCAACACGGCAACAACGAAGCTAGCTTTTGCAATAAAGGCCAAAAATTGACCCAGTCGGAGCCACCATTGCTGGTTTGTAGCTATGCGATTGTGGAGGTGGGAGTATAGAATATGATGACCCACGGCAGCTACAGCCCCGAGAACGAGACATGCTACCATGGACCACTTATTCTTGACAATTCTTTCCCACCATGGTCCTTTCGGAGGCTGCGTTGGTGGGCTGAGTTGGTGGTAGACACCGAGTCCAGTCGACGAATTGTGTGTCCTGTCAGCGGCCAGCAGATCAACCTGACTGTGATCCCTACCTCCTGGCGTAAAGGGGTCATGTAGATTGGGGCTCAGGGGATCCAGCTGAGGCGAATCAAACTCAGACCGGGGTGAAAGATATGAACCCTCTCTGCCGATCGTGGTGCTCCCAGGCGATGGAACAATGTTTGGTTGGTCTTCGAAGCGAGTGAGGCCGATGCTTTGGTATTCCTGGGAGGACCCAGAAAAGTACTTTGGTGTCGCTCGCCTCATCCTGCGGGATTATGATCCGAAGTGTAAGCGTGAGTGTAAGCTTCAGGGCAAAGGGAGAGCTGTGTTTGGTGGTCAATTGCTCTCAGCGGAGGGTTTTCTGAAGGATATTCTTAGTTTTAACCCTTCTTTGAGACATTGAAGCGTCAATTGCGATTTTTTTCTAATGAAAACCCATCTCGAGGGGAAAATCAGGCTCTGAGGCTGATGCTGACAATCTGACATAAAGCGGCACGGACCGAGTCGTTGCCCCTCGCTTAACGAGTAAGCATGACTCAAATCAGCCACAGCAGGAACCATGTGGCGTTGACCATGATTTCTTTGTTGTGGCACAGCCTTGAACAAATCGCGATGTATATAGCACTTGTTAAAACTCGGGTGTCATTTGAACAGGCGCAACATTACCCGCCTGGAACGATTTGTAATTATCCGCAAGGGTTTGACACCTGGATACTCGAGACCTTATGGTCCATGTCTTAAAACGCGTCGTTGTTGATGACCGACCATTACGCGAACCTTGTCTCAGTGGAGCGTCGGAGCCGGCGGAGTAGTTAAGTTACTAACCGTATTTGGGTACAACCTACCCGGTAGCCGGTTCTCGAAACACGGCAACAGGACGATTAGAGATCAGCTTAGATGATATGGAGTAACTTGAATTGAAATGTTGATAAAAGGATTTATCTGCGCCTTGAGTGTTTTTGTTAAGTCGGACATCTGGAAGAGTCTTCCAAAAAAAATCCCCTTGTACACATACCACATCGTTTCCAACCCACACGTCAAACCAATGGCACCGCTCAAAGTAATGATCATTGGTGGCGGTTTGGCTGGTAACATCTTGATAGTTACCAAGTCTGGATAACTTTACTGGGAGAGCGATAATAATCGGTCTCCGAGCGATAATATCCGTACTTGGTATCAGTGTCAAGTGTCTTGGACTGTTTGGTTAGGAACCCAAGGACGAAACTCCTgagtgttgaggttgaagattgaacatgatggatggtacaTAGATAGTCCGATCCGTCAGTCACATACATATAGCCTGGAGGGACATGTCCTGTCTGTAGTGAGATCTTTATccttacatcaatcaatctcattaccTCACTTTAATACTGAGCTCTATTAGAACCGAATGTCAATTCTCATTAGTTTGAAGTACATACTGTCTATGTTCGGTGTATTCGACTCTGCAATTGTAAACATTATGTATTTTAGGCAACTGCACGGTTCTGATATAAAAATTACTTCTTGAATCGCAGTTTTTAGTTATCATTTATCTCAGCACTATAAACAGGTACAACTGATTGAAGTATTTTGCAAGAAAATCCTGGGATGTGACCGAATTTCAGCAATTCATTTTCCCTTGCCTTGCCATCAATTCTTCTTGGGTCGACGAATCTTTGATGCAGCCTTGATCGGCTCCATGACCCAGCTCTTGCGAAAGTCGTATggatcatcatcctcagacGTGAACCAGATAACTTCAAACCCCAATACATTAGGGTTATTCGGGAACTTGAAGGAGGAGATCTTTTCGCGATCTGCGTTACCGATGTAAAAGGTTTCCGACTCTGAAATAACAACTCGATGTCCCTTCTTCAGTATACCTTGAGTAACGCCGTTGTGCCAGGTTTGGATGATCCAGTCCTTGGAGAGTTTGATACGCTTTTCCTCGTCGGTGAGAGGGTCGTCCCAAAGGATGACTGATTTATTCGGGGTCAGAGTTTTGAGCCAGTTAAGGAAGTTGTTGAACAATTTGTTGTCGTCTTTAGTGTTCCACATGTATGCGACTTCGTCGCCGCCAAAGTGATGAAGGGGAGACCCGAAGTATTTGTCAGTGGTGGAAACGAGATTAGTTATGTAATCGTAGGTTTGTTGTTTTTGTGGTCTGATGTCCAGTTGAGCATCTGGATTCTTGAGATCTACTTTGCCAACGACAAGATTCTTCTTCCATTTTCCCCTGTAATAATGTTAACAGTGCTATACTGTACCTAGATCAGGACACGAAAACATACCATATGTCGCTGTGGCCGGGCATGTCTGTCTCAGGATAGACAAGAATACCCAAGCTCTGTGCTTGTGTAACAACCTTGTGAATGTCCTCTGGGGTGTAGTAATACGGCGAGCCACTGTATTTTATACTTGCATTTGTCAATCCCCCGTCGGCGGGCCAGAGCATAGGGAAGCTTTCTGCATCGTAGATGTGCCAGTGGAAGACATTGAAGTTGTACTGCTGTAGAACGGCTAACAGACTGAGGATGGCTTTGACGGGGAAGAACTTTCGACCAGTGTCGAGCATAAAGCCCCGATGAGGGTAGAGAGTACTATTCATGTCTTGGCACGATGTGTGATGCTTGGCGGTGGTGGTATTGGAGGTGGGGAAATTGGAGGTGAGGCCACAGCTCGTTTTGTAGCACGGAACGTGGTCAAGGAGGCCTACGACTATTCCCTTTCCGTCTCAGAATTGCAAAGGCAACGGAATGGCTGAGTCTTTTGATTATTCCGGTTCCGGCCTAACTAAATCCTACAATGGTACTAATTATATCCAGCTCCTTCAAGCTAAACCGCTTGCGTCAAGTTTATCCAATAGTCTGTTATGCGTTGGCAATGTGTCACATAACAGCTCAAACAACAATCCACAGGACAGTgaagagatgaagatgaattTAACTCATGATATAGCATGATAAGGTTAATACCCTAGAATTGTCGTGGAATACAAAACGTGCTCAATCTTTCTCAACAGCTGCAAACAAGGATCAGGGGTTTGTCCTATAGAGAACCCTGTCATTACCAATGTCCAGTAAAATGCAGAGTACCTCAGCCTGTATCTCATTAAAGTGGGATTCAATGTGGACCTTGGAATGTGCTCAATTCTTCTCAACTTACTACATTAAGTTAGAATCCTGATGAGTTCCCTGCCTTTCATTCTTGGCTACTCAACACGTTACCAAACCTGGGAATATTACCTCTTTCTTCCGACAGATTCATAGGTAACTAGATATGATTCTAGAGACAAAGTTTCAAGGTTTCAGATAAACGAACCATTTTGACGGTAAGCCAAGGAATAATGTTGCAATATTTCGACTGCCAACATGCTCATATGCTCTCATACCCCACTCATGTCGGCCAAGTAGCTTTTATACATAATGCTCTCGACACTGGTCAGGAATGCGGGAATGATCTTTATTCTGTCTCGACTCTGTCCAGTGCCAGCCTCTGCATTACTATCGGCATCACTAATCGCTCAAGATGGATTCCCACCGGAGTCTTCTCGGCGCTCGCCACATCCAGAACATGAGTGAAGCTACCGAACTGGAACCCCATTGGGGTTACGCAGACCGTGCTCTTCCTTGTGTCAAAGACGCCAAAACGTGCCAGTACCTGGATCTCGTCTATTCTGGCCATGACTTTAGTATGCTCTTCGTCGGCATTTTCTGGGCCATGGCCGTTGGTGTTCTATTGATCTGGGCTTTTAGTCGCAAGATTTGGTCGTCCCCGAGAGCAGACGAGTTTCTTATCGTGGATAATGAGACCGCGGTTTCCTCAACAAACAATCGAAACACACGCGTAAAAAGGACAGTCGCATCTTGTTTCCGCTCCTACCTTTTGCCAGATTCGATACGCCTCATCTTCGGTCGCACGACACGTTTACAGGTCACTCTGCTAGCAGTCCTAACAACATATATGATCATAGTTAGCTTCGCTGGCCTTAGCTACAAGATCTGGGTCGTCGCTGTGCCGGACATGGAAGGCGTTTACACCACCAGAACAACCCTCGGGCCTTGGTCGAATCGAATCGGTGTCCTCGCATACGCACTTACACCGCTAACAGTCATGTTGGCCAGCCGTGAATCGATCCTGAGTCTATTAACTGGCGTTCCATACCAGAGTTTCAACTTCCTACATCGTTGGCTCGGGTACATCATTCTCGCCCAAGCCTTACTCCACACCATCGGATGGATTGTCATTGAAACGAAGCTCTACGCCCCACAACCTGCCGCTGCTATGCAATTGATCACGGAAACTTATATGATCTGGGGAATCGTCGCTACGCTGTTGATATTGCTTCTTTTCGTACTCAGTCTGCCATTTGTTATTCGTCGAACCGGTTACGAATTCTTCCGAAAGGCTCATTATGTACTGGCCATGGTATATATCGGTGCTTGTTATGCCCATTGGGACAAGCTCTCCTGTTTCCTTTACTCATCTCTTATCATCTGGTTCATCGACCGCGCTCTACGACTAATCAGGAGCGGCCTGATTCACTACCAATATATGGATGACGGTTCCATCGGCTTCAAAAGTATTCATGCCGCCATGGAATATTTCCCAGATTCCGATAACGGCGATGTCCTGAGGCTGGAGTTCATGCACTCCCAGGATCCGTGGAACATTGGACAACACTTTTATCTCTGTTTTACTGAGTGCAGTATTTGGCAATCACATCCTTTCACTCCCTTGAGTTTGCCCGTACTGAAAGACGGGGTTGTTAAACATTCCTACATCCTACGCGCAAAGCAGGGCGAGACGAAGAAGCTTGCGGAATTGGCGCGGAAAAGAACAACTGAGGGAACAATTCCTACGACTCCCGTCATCCTTTCCGGATCATACGGGGAGTCCATCGCAGAGGACTTGACACCAGAGACAAATATCCTGTGCGTTGCTGGTGGTACCGGCATCACTTACGTCTTGCCAGTTCTGCTGAACCTGATCTCGCAATTGCCGTCGTCTCAGCGCAAGGTTCAATTGATTTGGGCTATCAGGAAGGAGTCAGATAAGCAGTGGGTTCGAGATGAGCTAGAATCGATTTACCAAGCCAGCGAGGCACATGCTATTGAAGTGAGTGTCTACGTCACTCGCGAGGCAGTCTCTCCAACGATCATACACGACAATGCTCAAGACGACAAAGCAGTTGATATTGGTACATCGTTTTCAGTCCCATCCGACTCGGACGACGTGAGAATTGGCGTTAGGCGAAACTCTCAAAACTCTCAAAACTCTCATCCAGACTTGAAGGAAATGGTTCCCAGTTTCGTGAAGGAGACTATCAGAGGTCCAACCACAGTGTTTGCAAGTGGACCTGGCAGTATGATTAGCGACTTGCGATCTGCCGTCGCTGCTTGTAACTCTGGTGCTCAAGTATGGAAAGGCAATGACCGTTTCGATGTGACTTTAATATGCGATAATAGATTAGAATAGgttttgtctttgtttgTCATCTACCTCAATTTTATGAATCTTCACCATTTAGAAGTTTCGAAGACGCTTCTTCGAGTCTCGCATCTGCTCTTGACTTGCTTGCCATGCAATTGCAGAATGTAGTGTTTCCAATGGTATTGGTAACCAAGGTGTAAGTTGCCTTGAAATCTGACTTCAGTCTCAAACTCCAGTGAATAAGTACAGGATGGCTGCTTCTTTTCGAAGAGATAGCGAATATACAAGACACATAATATTATGCGGCCGACTTCTCTCTGGTAAGATCAATCTTACCATCAGGAGGTGCCTCGGTAAGACCAATCTCAGATGCAATCTCCATCAGCCTCGCCTTCTCTTCGTAAGCGGCCGTATCACCAAATAAAGCATCCATCTCTTCGAGACTCTTGCCACGAGTTTCTGGGACAAAGAAATATGTAAAGAAAAAGGCGAGGAGGCAGAAAGCCGCAAAGAAGATATACGTCCCCCAACCGATGGTACTCAGCATGTCTGGCGTCACCAGGCCGATGATGAAGTTGCACATCCACGTTGTGCTAGTGGTGATAGCCATAGCCTTGGAACGAATACCCAGATTAAATATCTCAGCCGGCAATACCCAGCCAATGGGCGCGAAGGAGAAAGAGAAGTTGATGTCGTAGATATAGATGAAGGCGATACCTGCCCAGCCAGCCGATTTGTGTGAGGGTGGCGATGTGCCATATCCTCCAATGATACCACCAACGATAACAAGTGAGATAAAGGTACCAGCGGCACCACACATGAGTAGAGGTCGGCGACCAATTTTGTCAATTAGGAAGAGAGCAGGAAGCGTGGAAAGCGTGTTGACGATTCCATACACACCAGTTGCCAGAAGACCTGAAGTGCCCCCCGATAGACCTAGTTGGGCAAACATGGTAGGCGCATAGTagatgatggtgttgcaGCCCATGAATTGTTGGAAGAACATGATACAGCAGCCGATAGCTAGTCGTCTAAAGGAGGCCCAATTGGATACAAGGGCACCATGCTGGGCGATAAACAGAGAGACGCCCTTCTTGCCAGGGAACTTGTCTCTGTTTACAGCCTCGTCGAAGAGGACCTCAGCCTTGATAGCCAGATACTCTTCTCGAAGTGAATGTGTGTCAGGATGGACACGACGAAGTTGAGCAAGGGCCTTCAAAGCCTTGTCCTCTTTGCGTCGCATCAGGTAGAAGCGAGGTGACTCGGGAAACAATAACATACCGAACCCAAGCACGATCGCAGGAAAGATCTGAATAGCAAACGGGACTCTCCACGCAGCTTCAGACTGGCCAGTGCATCCACTCGGGCCAACATCATACCTAGGATCAAAGGTAGGTTTATCCACGGTGCCACCAGAATAGGGAATGTCAGGCGCACATCGATGGCCGCCGATATACTGGGTCCCATATTCAAGCCAGTAGCTCACCAAAATTCCCAAAGTGATGCTCAGTTGCTGTAAAACAACCAAGGTACCGCGAATGCCAGCCGTAGACACCTCAGACACATACATAGGGACAATCATTGTCAACATTCCTACAGCAAAACCAGCCACAGCACGACCTACCAGGTTTGTTAGAATAAGATGGGGATAAGTCAGTGTGTAAACTTACCAGCAAAGAGCGTTGGAATATCGTGAGCGCCTGCCTGGAACGCAGAACCAATTGTAAAAATCACAACAGCCACCAGCATAGAGCCCTTGCGGCCCAGGAAGTCGGCGATAGGTCCGTtgaccagagagccaaaccACGCACAGAGCAGGAGTGTTGGCACGAACCAACCCTTGAAACTACTGTCAAGATAGATTCTCGGGAATTGAGTAGCGAATGACTCCATGGTCAAAACGCCTGATACGACGCCTTATCGAGCAGTCAGTTTCCATTACGCAGCCAGTGGAATGTATCTGCAATACAAACCTTGGTCATAACCAAACAAAAAGCCACCCAAACTGGCAAACTATTTCACCATGAATTAGAATTGAATGGTCTATGAGCGGGGAAATAGATGAATGCATACCAGAGACAGACCGAAGATATATGGGTTTTCGACGAGGAGGTGCCAAACGCCTTTGTGAGGCGCTGGACTCTGTTGCGGCACACCGGCAACGGTTTCATCTGCCATTCTGAAAGCTAGAATACAGTGGGTATAAACTTTTTGTAATGCGAAAATGAAAGTATTCGGAATAACCTGGGGTATTTTATTGTTCATCGTGTGGAGGATCAGCGTTGAAGCTCCATTTGCCTAGTGGAACTCCAGCCGATGGACCAACCACGAGTCATGCTTAGTTGCAATTTTGTACAGTAATGTTGTGTCAGGACTGGAGATTTGGACCAAAAGAACAAGGATCGTCCACTCCGAGAATCGGATCGGACTGCTGTCCGATCAGAGAGAAAACATTCAATTCGTGATGACAGAGAAAAGATATTTATCGATCATCAACCTAAGACTCAAGGTAAAACCAAGAGTTGGACACATTATTCATTTGACAATTCTGAAAGACCAGCTGTGGCTTTGCGATGCAAATCTCGTTTGCATAAGAACCACCTTGTAGTAGGGTACCCCGCCAATCGACACTTTCTAGGCCTGGAGATAGTTTATGGTGACAGGCTGCTATGATGTAATGTGTTCAAATTGTGATCAAATATATCAAGGTCTGAGCAGAAAGGAGCATGTATTAATCCGTGGAATATAGGAATGACTAAAGGTAGCCTTGCTTTGGCAAATCTCATGACGTATTTCCCCCTGATCTCTATCCTATTACTTATGCCGAGTGACGGACTTTTGTTGGAGAGTTATTACTGCTGTAGTAAACAAGACAAATTACAGCATCGGCATATAAATTATGCAAGGTGGAATAAGTAATAAACTCCTACTTGCCAAACGTTACATTTCCCGTCTGCGGATATCTTTATGCAGAAGAGAGGTGCCTGCTGCCAATCACCACGCGCTGCAGGGTTACAGTCAGGATCAGTCCCAGTGTCTGGTGACACTGGGGTTACGCGAAAAAAACAAAGGTTCCTTGCACTTTGACCCACAGCCTTATGTATCACATCGCATCATGAGTTCTGATCAAGATCGGAAATAACGGCGGGAGAATGGGCCCGTTACACGTTTACCAATTGTAATTCGTCCTCaacgaagaagaagtctcACTGCACGTCAAAGCATCTCGAAGATCGATGTTCCAATATACTGGTCACGCAGATAGGTAGAGCAAGAAAGAAGCTCCTGATCACGGTTCTTCATGCAAAGCTTTCTGCTTCAACAGTGAATGACGACCCTTTGATGGCTCATGTGGAACAATAGCAGCTGGTTTTGTTTTGACAAAAAGATTTTGGATCAGGCGACGAAGGCACAGAAGCGAAAACCGCTCGCTGAATCCAACTGTAAAGAAAACTCCACATAAATATGCAACATCTGCCGCTATCATTTTTGACAGTTCAAATAACCTTTGATCAACATAGAATCTGGAAGTTGATCTCTTTATTAGGCAAAGACAACGACAAACACATCTTGGATATTTCCAATCTTTACAACCAATATGAAGGTCTCTAGAAGGCTACACATATACGTCTTTGGagttcttctccatcatTGTACGCAGTCATGGGCTTTGTCCGGAGAGGCGAAAGCGATGGTGGAAGACTCCATGGAGTGGATGGATAAATTCTACGACCCGAAGATCTCGCAGCTGTACGACCTCAACTCTAATGCCGCAATGAACCACGAGACATTAGCCTCTACTTGGTATGCGGTCGGACTTCTTGCACGTAACGGCGACGATGATGTCTCGAGGGCTGAAGATGTTATTAAATACATTATTAATGACCAATTCGAGAACCCATCAGACTTATGGTATGGCGACTATACGAGAGAGCCGGAGGAGCCAACTGTTGGAACATCGTCGTACCCCGCTCGTATGTACGGCTCATGGGACCCCAACTGGCGAGGCTTCGTCGGTCTCAGCTTCATCACGATATACGAAGAATTCGGAGACTTGTTGTCTGACGACTTGAAGGGGCTTATACTTGAAAGTCTACATAACTGCAGCATCGGCGACTCATACCGCGAGGGTGGTGTCAATGGAGATAATCTCTACCCATCTTACAGCAACCCCGCAATTATGCGCGCCATTGGGACGAGCTGGACTGGTCGTAAAATAGGCGACGCCAACATGACACAAGCTGGAGAGAATTATGCAAAGAAAATCATCGACCTCTTTGACTTGCATAATACACTCTCCGAGTTCAACTCAGCTACCTACACTGGAATTTCACTCTTTGGCCTTACACTATGGTGTAAGTATGGTCACGAGGATAGCATTCTCTCCCAGAGAGGTCCAGATCTGCTGCGCGGTGTCTGGAATTATACATCGCAACTCTGGAATCCTAGTATGCGAAATCTCGCTGGTCCATGGGATCGCTCTTATTCATTTGACATGACCAAGTCTCTCGGCATCCTATCTCACTTTCTGGCACCCATTATTGGCAGGAAGGAGGCAGGCGTATGGCAGTACCCGGAAGTCATGAGCCATGCTCGTGATTGGGCTTGGGCACCACTTATCGCTGTCCACTCAGACTTCCACAACTCATTGCTTTCAGATGAACTTAAAGATTCATTGAAGACATTTGATGGAGAGAGAACATACAATGGACAGGCCTACTATCCACCCTACGATCTTGATACTCGCAACATCACGACATGGCTCACCGAATCGCTGATGATTGGAGCTCAATCATATCGAACAAGAAGCGCAAACGGGCCCTCGAATAACAAGGCTCAGTTTCATCCCGCTGTTGCACATTGGGCTTATGGGGACGATAACATCGGATGGCTAAGCGTAAGTTACTACAGCTTCCAACTTTACTCCACAGTTTCACTAACGCAGCACAGCTCCGTCCTACTGAGGCTTATGCCATAATGCAAGTCTCGCCAAGGACGCTCAAGGTGACTTACCCGAAGGGGACTACCAGTTCTGTATTCACTTTTGCGGTCTCTCCGTCACTTTCGAAGAGGGATGTCAAGTCGTGGGATGACATTGAGGGAATCTCCATTTCTGTCTCCGGTAACGTGAAATCTGTACCAGAGATCACATTTGCTGGCAGATATGGTGGTTCAGGAAGTCCTATATATGACCACAATCATTGGACTTTGGTGCATAAGAT includes:
- a CDS encoding hypothetical protein (SECRETED:SignalP(1-20)), with amino-acid sequence MRSFAFLLAIGLFGVDSALAGPCKPRASTMDAATSTSIDSTMQSITTTAGETTTVASSETLTETVATTVALDTTTAITITASETETTTTASEAVTTTAEVTTTAPLATPTFTIVGGGGSVSGSPIKGTGQDGSVMLFNPEGGNARTRTFTLDPKTGRLRDKDTGISICAYYGLANSPSDPAYFSFCQNGNIGPNLAYEYLTCDIVDGKLACTSPRGSCPMDDDGNFLGCFTDPAGGMNNQFYYQYKAGAGYYLFISSGNPSGYTPVDIIAQNA
- a CDS encoding hypothetical protein (TransMembrane:4 (i119-140o152-173i217-243o636-663i)) is translated as MRRATPKYFSGSSQEYQSIGLTRFEDQPNIVPSPGSTTIGREGSYLSPRSEFDSPQLDPLSPNLHDPFTPGGRDHSQVDLLAADRTHNSSTGLGVYHQLSPPTQPPKGPWWERIVKNKWSMVACLVLGAVAAVGHHILYSHLHNRIATNQQWWLRLGQFLAFIAKASFVVAVLTAHQQVAWSAVSQNSYTVHAIDSLFGAAHNAFELFNREAWKKSAFAMVLAIYIWMSPAVVIFTSATLSVVTDTRAEHGNCASVRTLNFSNDAKKSWDDDKRAANETMRGISLSMFNQVIADRDSPYHFDYWLKAAPPLDSIASRVLSGGQPIQRDEVADEICGEDWDCSTTIHFLGPGYKCEPLAKGTNSTMKSFKDYNTPFNLTEMVPVGNASFYSVADLGEYKVNQIEVDENNKPVVKPPFPKNLGALRTEPVLWVGYVEVDKIDEAHAKNRSMKGWNTDYTPIITACEHWETNYTVNLNYTGGRQSYKVTNRDYKQKVINTTYIDESSVDDGTLDPIFAEPVENYVFPKDWRYYRKIAAYHSLGKKIRDLLQGSIQLPGPIAHSSITTSKLVARPESLPVPNFEDALQKLYEDMLISLLSDPLLLAVAWASHPNELSGRGPGGPDTEYPCVRMRTGSYFYYNWGVLVLVYAASFLVGVMGVTYGLVVMSQDGVKELRQMTFSSIAKTTQKMDLDQNENRKSTIRAVEERPGSGIFEFRVEDYDQWGGSKVPRVREI
- a CDS encoding hypothetical protein (CAZy:GH20) — translated: MNSTLYPHRGFMLDTGRKFFPVKAILSLLAVLQQYNFNVFHWHIYDAESFPMLWPADGGLTNASIKYSGSPYYYTPEDIHKVVTQAQSLGILVYPETDMPGHSDIWGKWKKNLVVGKVDLKNPDAQLDIRPQKQQTYDYITNLVSTTDKYFGSPLHHFGGDEVAYMWNTKDDNKLFNNFLNWLKTLTPNKSVILWDDPLTDEEKRIKLSKDWIIQTWHNGVTQGILKKGHRVVISESETFYIGNADREKISSFKFPNNPNVLGFEVIWFTSEDDDPYDFRKSWVMEPIKAASKIRRPKKN
- a CDS encoding hypothetical protein (TransMembrane:7 (o54-75i136-159o179-200i221-240o260-282i294-310o316-333i)), with translation MDSHRSLLGARHIQNMSEATELEPHWGYADRALPCVKDAKTCQYLDLVYSGHDFSMLFVGIFWAMAVGVLLIWAFSRKIWSSPRADEFLIVDNETAVSSTNNRNTRVKRTVASCFRSYLLPDSIRLIFGRTTRLQVTLLAVLTTYMIIVSFAGLSYKIWVVAVPDMEGVYTTRTTLGPWSNRIGVLAYALTPLTVMLASRESILSLLTGVPYQSFNFLHRWLGYIILAQALLHTIGWIVIETKLYAPQPAAAMQLITETYMIWGIVATLLILLLFVLSLPFVIRRTGYEFFRKAHYVLAMVYIGACYAHWDKLSCFLYSSLIIWFIDRALRLIRSGLIHYQYMDDGSIGFKSIHAAMEYFPDSDNGDVLRLEFMHSQDPWNIGQHFYLCFTECSIWQSHPFTPLSLPVLKDGVVKHSYILRAKQGETKKLAELARKRTTEGTIPTTPVILSGSYGESIAEDLTPETNILCVAGGTGITYVLPVLLNLISQLPSSQRKVQLIWAIRKESDKQWVRDELESIYQASEAHAIEVSVYVTREAVSPTIIHDNAQDDKAVDIGTSFSVPSDSDDVRIGVRRNSQNSQNSHPDLKEMVPSFVKETIRGPTTVFASGPGSMISDLRSAVAACNSGAQVWKGNDRFDVTLICDNRLE